The proteins below are encoded in one region of Festucalex cinctus isolate MCC-2025b chromosome 2, RoL_Fcin_1.0, whole genome shotgun sequence:
- the LOC144013747 gene encoding heterogeneous nuclear ribonucleoprotein A1-like isoform X1, producing the protein MSKDIPREPEQLRKLFIGGLSFETTDESLRAHFEQWGSLTDCVVMRDSNNRRSRGFGFVTYSSVQEVDAAMLARPHKVDGRVVEPKRAVSREDSNRPGAHVTVKKIFVGGIKEDTEEQHLSDYFQQFGKIEAIEILNDRNTGKKRGFGFVTFDDHDAVDRIVIQKYHTINAHNCEVRKALPRQDMQSSGMRGGFSGGRSSGGGRPYDYDRGYNQGSRGRYGDNHYNGNDGYGGGGYNNGGNRGYSQGYNQGGGGGGYGGNNYDSNGYGNGGGGGGGNYNMGHYDSQSSNFGPMKNNFGSGGGGGGGGGGGGRNYGGYGGSSNSGYGRQTRF; encoded by the exons ATGTCTAAAGAT ATTCCACGTGAACCAGAGCAGCTTCGCAAACTGTTCATCGGAGGATTGAGCTTCGAAACCACCGATGAAAGTTTGCGGGCCCATTTCGAACAATGGGGTAGTCTTACTGATTGTGTG GTCATGAGAGATTCTAATAACAGGCGATCTAGGGGTTTTGGCTTTGTCACCTATTCATCGGTACAAGAGGTTGATGCTGCGATGTTAGCCCGCCCCCATAAGGTTGATGGAAGAGTGGTTGAACCCAAACGAGCTGTCTCAAGAGAG GACTCCAACCGACCAGGTGCTCATGTAACCGTGAAGAAAATATTTGTTGGCGGTATTAAGGAGGACACTGAAGAACAACACTTGAGCGACTATTTCCAGCAATTTGGCAAGATCGAGGCCATTGAAATTTTGAATGATCGGAAtactggaaagaagagaggCTTTGGTTTTGTGACTTTTGATGACCATGACGCAGTCGACAGGATCGTCA TTCAAAAATATCACACCATTAACGCCCACAATTGCGAAGTCAGAAAGGCCCTCCCACGACAAGATATGCAGTCTTCAGGAATGAGAGGAG GATTTTCAGGTGGACGGAGTAGCGGCGGTGGAAGACCCTATGACTATGACAGAGGTTATAACCAGG GCAGCAGAGGTAGATATGGAGACAACCACTACAACGGCAATGATG gttatGGAGGTGGTGGATATAACAATGGAGGGAACCGTGGTTATAGCCAGGGCTACAACCagggaggtggcggtggaggCTATGGTGGCAATAACTATGACAGCAATGGTTATG gcaatggtggtggtggaggaggtGGCAACTACAACATGGGTCATTACGATTCCCAGTCCTCTAACTTTGGCCCAATGAAGAACAACTTtggtagtggtggtggtggtggcggtggTGGCGGTGGAGGCGGTAGGAACTATG GTGGCTATGGAGGAAGCTCAAACAGTGGCTACGGACGTCAAACGCGATTTTGA
- the LOC144013747 gene encoding heterogeneous nuclear ribonucleoprotein A1-like isoform X2, which produces MSKDIPREPEQLRKLFIGGLSFETTDESLRAHFEQWGSLTDCVVMRDSNNRRSRGFGFVTYSSVQEVDAAMLARPHKVDGRVVEPKRAVSREDSNRPGAHVTVKKIFVGGIKEDTEEQHLSDYFQQFGKIEAIEILNDRNTGKKRGFGFVTFDDHDAVDRIVIQKYHTINAHNCEVRKALPRQDMQSSGMRGGGRSSGGGRPYDYDRGYNQGSRGRYGDNHYNGNDGYGGGGYNNGGNRGYSQGYNQGGGGGGYGGNNYDSNGYGNGGGGGGGNYNMGHYDSQSSNFGPMKNNFGSGGGGGGGGGGGGRNYGGYGGSSNSGYGRQTRF; this is translated from the exons ATGTCTAAAGAT ATTCCACGTGAACCAGAGCAGCTTCGCAAACTGTTCATCGGAGGATTGAGCTTCGAAACCACCGATGAAAGTTTGCGGGCCCATTTCGAACAATGGGGTAGTCTTACTGATTGTGTG GTCATGAGAGATTCTAATAACAGGCGATCTAGGGGTTTTGGCTTTGTCACCTATTCATCGGTACAAGAGGTTGATGCTGCGATGTTAGCCCGCCCCCATAAGGTTGATGGAAGAGTGGTTGAACCCAAACGAGCTGTCTCAAGAGAG GACTCCAACCGACCAGGTGCTCATGTAACCGTGAAGAAAATATTTGTTGGCGGTATTAAGGAGGACACTGAAGAACAACACTTGAGCGACTATTTCCAGCAATTTGGCAAGATCGAGGCCATTGAAATTTTGAATGATCGGAAtactggaaagaagagaggCTTTGGTTTTGTGACTTTTGATGACCATGACGCAGTCGACAGGATCGTCA TTCAAAAATATCACACCATTAACGCCCACAATTGCGAAGTCAGAAAGGCCCTCCCACGACAAGATATGCAGTCTTCAGGAATGAGAGGAG GTGGACGGAGTAGCGGCGGTGGAAGACCCTATGACTATGACAGAGGTTATAACCAGG GCAGCAGAGGTAGATATGGAGACAACCACTACAACGGCAATGATG gttatGGAGGTGGTGGATATAACAATGGAGGGAACCGTGGTTATAGCCAGGGCTACAACCagggaggtggcggtggaggCTATGGTGGCAATAACTATGACAGCAATGGTTATG gcaatggtggtggtggaggaggtGGCAACTACAACATGGGTCATTACGATTCCCAGTCCTCTAACTTTGGCCCAATGAAGAACAACTTtggtagtggtggtggtggtggcggtggTGGCGGTGGAGGCGGTAGGAACTATG GTGGCTATGGAGGAAGCTCAAACAGTGGCTACGGACGTCAAACGCGATTTTGA